A window of Chloroflexota bacterium contains these coding sequences:
- a CDS encoding cytochrome c: protein MKVRLLTIFSLLLAGALIIAACGGGGPAATPTPEGPAGDAVAGKAKFETTCTTCHGPDAKGLPGLGKDLTASEFAKGLSNQELVDFLLVGRPASDPLNTTGVDMPPRGGNPAFTDQDLVDIMTYIRTLQQ, encoded by the coding sequence ATGAAAGTTCGACTACTCACCATTTTTTCTCTGCTTCTCGCAGGCGCCTTGATCATCGCCGCCTGTGGCGGCGGCGGCCCGGCGGCCACCCCCACGCCCGAAGGCCCCGCCGGCGACGCCGTGGCCGGCAAAGCCAAGTTCGAAACCACCTGCACCACCTGTCACGGCCCGGATGCTAAAGGCCTGCCCGGCCTCGGCAAAGACCTGACGGCCAGCGAGTTTGCCAAAGGCCTTTCGAATCAGGAATTGGTTGACTTCCTGCTGGTTGGCCGCCCGGCGAGCGACCCGCTCAACACCACCGGCGTTGACATGCCGCCCAGAGGCGGCAACCCGGCCTTCACCGATCAAGACCTGGTTGACATCATGACTTACATTCGCACCTTGCAACAGTAA
- a CDS encoding Crp/Fnr family transcriptional regulator, giving the protein MLAASQIIELLRRLPLFADLVEQDLASLAGQARVDHFEREAAIFYQGDECDRVWLVRQGRVKIVYHEDAGREVILEMISPGEVFGGAVLFMPRHPATAKAMDEVETVSLPSAAYAQFLTTQPATTLKLIRMLGMRLHSMMGLQILAGEKVERRMAHILLKLADRVGRAEADGVLITISLSRQDLADMAGTTLETAIRTMSRFRAQGLIETRRGGYLVITDVEKLRRQAHPPS; this is encoded by the coding sequence ATGCTGGCCGCTTCCCAGATTATCGAACTGCTCCGGCGACTGCCGTTGTTTGCCGATCTTGTCGAACAAGACCTGGCCTCGCTAGCCGGTCAGGCCCGCGTCGATCATTTCGAGCGCGAGGCGGCCATCTTTTATCAGGGCGATGAGTGCGACCGGGTGTGGCTGGTGCGGCAGGGCCGGGTGAAGATCGTCTATCACGAAGACGCCGGGCGCGAGGTGATTCTGGAAATGATCTCGCCGGGCGAGGTCTTTGGCGGCGCGGTGCTGTTCATGCCCCGCCACCCGGCCACGGCCAAAGCTATGGACGAGGTGGAAACGGTGAGCCTGCCCAGCGCCGCGTATGCTCAGTTTCTAACCACGCAACCCGCCACAACGCTCAAACTCATCCGCATGTTGGGCATGCGTTTGCACTCGATGATGGGCCTGCAGATTTTGGCCGGCGAGAAGGTGGAGCGGCGCATGGCTCACATCCTGCTCAAGCTGGCCGACCGGGTGGGCCGGGCCGAGGCCGACGGAGTTCTGATTACCATCTCACTTTCGCGACAGGATTTAGCCGACATGGCCGGAACGACGTTGGAGACAGCCATCCGTACCATGTCCCGTTTTCGCGCTCAGGGGCTGATCGAAACCCGGCGCGGCGGCTACCTCGTCATCACCGACGTGGAAAAATTGCGCCGACAGGCTCACCCTCCTTCTTGA
- a CDS encoding cupin domain-containing protein produces the protein MEKPYSHLVLGEQFPDLPADSILSRTIYGDEQVKAVLFNFAAGQELSEHTAAMPAIIHILQGEAKLTLGGEALEARAGTWVRMAANLPHSLLAKTPVTMLLLMLKTPGGK, from the coding sequence ATGGAAAAACCCTATTCACATCTTGTTCTTGGCGAGCAATTCCCCGACCTCCCCGCCGACAGCATTCTGAGCCGGACGATCTACGGCGACGAGCAGGTGAAGGCGGTGCTGTTCAACTTTGCCGCCGGGCAGGAGCTTTCGGAACATACGGCGGCCATGCCGGCCATCATTCACATTCTGCAAGGTGAAGCAAAGCTCACGCTTGGCGGTGAGGCGCTGGAGGCCCGCGCCGGAACCTGGGTGCGCATGGCGGCCAATTTGCCGCACAGCCTGCTTGCTAAAACGCCGGTGACGATGTTGCTATTGATGTTGAAAACACCCGGAGGGAAATGA
- a CDS encoding alpha/beta fold hydrolase — MTTPTVDSLRAQSPTADHIPQTVAEHRARLKKAQVEGGHIAYVDEGPRDGEPVVLLHGMPTNSWLWRKVIPHLTVANLRVIAPDLLGWGASDKPADLSEYTLDKQSRRVTALLDKIGVDKATLVVHDLGGPWAWEIVDRAPGRVARLVILNTSAYTDGFQPPAMIKMMMSPLGPMMLSMMSGKLMGPMMMASFIKEFTGHPEVINSAAAEGYWLPMNEGATRPFQQFVSNFDFVFAQMPRWQAALKRLNVPATILWGKKDPVLNHAKIPVQFARDLRVPPERVHILADANHFLAEDKAQEVAERVIRFVQET, encoded by the coding sequence ATGACCACACCGACTGTTGATTCCCTCCGCGCTCAATCGCCCACTGCCGACCACATCCCGCAGACTGTGGCCGAGCACCGCGCCCGCTTGAAGAAAGCGCAAGTGGAAGGCGGCCACATCGCTTATGTGGACGAAGGCCCGCGCGACGGCGAGCCAGTTGTGCTTCTGCACGGCATGCCCACCAACTCGTGGCTCTGGCGCAAAGTTATCCCGCACCTCACCGTCGCTAACTTGCGCGTCATCGCGCCCGACCTGCTCGGCTGGGGCGCCAGCGACAAGCCCGCCGACCTGAGCGAATACACCCTCGATAAGCAATCCCGGCGTGTCACCGCCCTGCTCGACAAAATCGGCGTGGATAAAGCTACGCTCGTGGTGCATGACCTTGGCGGCCCCTGGGCTTGGGAGATAGTGGATCGCGCGCCCGGGCGCGTTGCCCGCCTCGTCATTCTCAACACATCCGCCTACACAGATGGCTTCCAGCCCCCGGCGATGATTAAGATGATGATGAGTCCGCTAGGCCCGATGATGTTGAGTATGATGAGCGGTAAGCTGATGGGGCCGATGATGATGGCGTCGTTCATCAAGGAGTTCACCGGCCACCCCGAGGTGATTAATTCCGCCGCGGCCGAGGGCTACTGGCTCCCCATGAATGAGGGCGCTACACGCCCGTTCCAGCAATTTGTAAGCAATTTCGATTTCGTCTTCGCCCAAATGCCGCGCTGGCAAGCGGCTCTCAAACGCCTGAACGTCCCGGCGACCATCCTCTGGGGCAAGAAAGACCCGGTGCTCAACCATGCCAAGATTCCGGTGCAGTTCGCCCGCGACCTGCGCGTGCCGCCGGAGCGCGTTCACATCTTGGCTGACGCCAACCACTTTCTCGCTGAAGACAAAGCGCAGGAAGTTGCCGAAAGGGTCATCCGGTTTGTGCAGGAGACGTAG
- a CDS encoding helix-turn-helix transcriptional regulator — MPASLLTIKLHAPSMRPTLISRPRLTARLAEGPTCPLTLIAAPAGFGKTTLLAEWIAQSRHPVAWLSLEAGDNDPARFWTYVIAALQKLQPTLGKDAIALLPSAQPTAFTSLMTALFNETALLPDPFFLVFDDYHVIESEPIHDALTYLLDHAPAQFHLVILTRTDPPLPLSRWRARGELAEIRADDLRFTPDEAAQFLNQTMRLNLSTDDVATLEARTEGWIAALQLAAIALQNPPPGAGRIDQAVFIRNFSGSHRFVTDYLLDEVFARQSPEVQTFLLNTSVLRRFCAPLCDTVLPFQQSQPILQLLDSANLLVIPLDNERRWYRYHHLFADFLRARLEQSGADVRGLHQRAAHWLEQAELVEDAIWHALAASDFDYAAGLIERVAGDMLRRSFEITQLQQWLQALPENFVMARPRLGAVYARLLFLTHGLFGMPDLEAIEAHIALVEQAPASATDSNDEAVSELLMVRAEIALERGATQTALELSRQALDALSPDNLFLQSVGLQLQGYICVRLGQSTVAGEILERAARAGQQAGNLTVTLYALTDLGEVRLRQGQLRNAEAAHRQALDLGGAAHDPILVGAHLALAQIALERNKLDEALREARRALDLAEKFQSPGQRRQAHLTLARIHAAQNDFDSAHAQLERAEKLAQVEGKGHVLKRIAAHRAWLALQTGDAASVAEWAAASDLSADAPVPVAREFEARLLARTLAAQGQYATAVQLAQRLLEAALDQERNGDALEALVILASIQARQGKMTEAAVTLDRALSLAEPKGHLRAFADADANLLNPLGALLAQGKHVDHIRALLALLKAEAPKPEGLFEALSERELEVLRLVAAGFSNPEIATQLVLSVATVKTHLIRIYGKLSVRNRIEAVGRAREHGLL; from the coding sequence ATGCCTGCTTCGCTCCTCACCATAAAGCTCCACGCCCCATCCATGCGCCCGACGCTCATCTCGCGCCCGCGCCTCACTGCCCGCCTCGCAGAAGGGCCGACCTGTCCACTCACGCTCATCGCCGCGCCCGCCGGGTTTGGCAAGACCACGCTCCTCGCGGAATGGATTGCGCAGAGCCGCCACCCTGTCGCATGGCTCTCGCTCGAGGCGGGCGACAACGACCCGGCGCGTTTCTGGACTTACGTGATCGCCGCGTTGCAGAAGCTTCAGCCGACTCTCGGAAAAGACGCGATAGCATTGTTGCCTTCGGCCCAACCGACGGCTTTCACCTCGTTGATGACGGCCCTCTTCAACGAAACCGCCCTCCTGCCTGACCCGTTTTTTCTCGTCTTCGACGATTATCATGTCATCGAGTCAGAGCCTATTCACGACGCGCTGACTTACCTGCTCGATCACGCTCCCGCACAGTTTCACCTCGTCATCCTCACGCGCACCGACCCGCCACTGCCGCTCTCGCGCTGGCGAGCGCGTGGTGAACTGGCTGAAATCCGCGCCGACGATTTGCGTTTCACGCCGGATGAGGCCGCGCAGTTCCTGAATCAGACGATGCGGTTGAATCTCTCCACCGATGACGTAGCTACCCTCGAAGCCCGCACCGAGGGTTGGATCGCGGCTTTGCAACTCGCGGCGATCGCGTTGCAGAATCCGCCACCCGGGGCAGGCCGGATTGATCAGGCTGTCTTCATTCGCAACTTCAGCGGCAGCCATCGCTTCGTGACCGACTATCTGCTGGATGAAGTGTTCGCGCGGCAGTCGCCGGAGGTGCAGACCTTTCTGTTGAACACGTCGGTGCTGAGACGCTTTTGTGCGCCGCTGTGCGATACCGTTCTGCCTTTCCAGCAGAGCCAGCCCATTCTGCAATTGCTCGACAGCGCGAACTTGCTCGTTATCCCGTTGGACAATGAACGTCGGTGGTATCGCTATCACCACCTCTTTGCCGACTTTCTGCGTGCTCGCCTCGAGCAATCTGGCGCGGATGTGCGCGGCCTGCACCAGCGCGCTGCCCACTGGCTTGAGCAGGCCGAACTCGTCGAAGACGCTATCTGGCACGCGCTGGCCGCCAGCGATTTCGACTATGCCGCCGGGCTGATCGAGCGTGTGGCGGGCGATATGCTGCGCCGTAGTTTTGAAATTACGCAGCTACAACAGTGGCTACAGGCGTTGCCGGAAAATTTTGTCATGGCTCGCCCCCGCCTCGGCGCGGTCTATGCGCGTTTGCTGTTCCTGACACACGGCCTCTTCGGCATGCCGGATTTGGAGGCGATTGAAGCGCACATCGCGTTGGTCGAGCAAGCGCCGGCCTCCGCCACCGATTCAAATGACGAAGCCGTCAGCGAACTGCTGATGGTGCGCGCCGAGATTGCCCTGGAGCGCGGCGCAACGCAAACGGCGCTGGAACTGTCGCGGCAGGCGCTCGACGCGCTCTCGCCCGATAATCTGTTTCTGCAATCGGTGGGGCTGCAGTTGCAGGGCTACATCTGCGTGCGCCTGGGGCAGAGCACGGTGGCTGGCGAGATTCTCGAGCGCGCGGCGCGCGCTGGCCAGCAGGCGGGCAACCTTACCGTCACGCTCTACGCGCTGACGGATTTGGGTGAGGTGCGTCTCCGGCAAGGGCAACTGCGCAACGCCGAAGCCGCGCACCGACAGGCCCTCGACCTCGGCGGCGCAGCCCATGACCCGATTCTCGTTGGTGCGCATCTTGCGCTCGCCCAAATTGCGCTGGAGCGCAACAAGCTTGATGAGGCATTGCGCGAAGCCCGGCGCGCCCTCGACCTGGCAGAAAAATTCCAATCGCCGGGTCAACGGCGGCAAGCGCATCTCACACTGGCGCGCATCCACGCCGCGCAAAACGATTTCGACTCCGCCCACGCTCAGTTGGAACGGGCTGAGAAACTGGCGCAGGTCGAAGGGAAAGGCCACGTCCTGAAGCGCATCGCCGCGCACCGCGCTTGGCTCGCTCTTCAAACTGGTGACGCCGCCTCCGTCGCCGAGTGGGCCGCCGCCTCCGACCTCAGCGCCGATGCGCCCGTCCCCGTTGCCCGCGAGTTCGAGGCCCGCTTGCTGGCGCGCACCCTCGCCGCGCAGGGCCAATACGCCACCGCCGTTCAACTTGCTCAACGATTGCTCGAGGCCGCCCTCGATCAGGAGCGCAACGGCGATGCGCTGGAAGCGTTGGTGATTCTTGCCTCCATTCAGGCGCGGCAGGGCAAAATGACAGAGGCAGCGGTCACCCTAGACCGGGCGCTATCCCTCGCCGAGCCAAAGGGCCACCTCCGGGCCTTTGCAGATGCCGACGCCAATCTCCTCAATCCTTTGGGTGCGCTCCTCGCGCAAGGCAAACATGTTGACCACATCCGCGCGCTCCTCGCTCTCCTCAAGGCTGAAGCGCCCAAACCCGAAGGACTCTTCGAGGCCTTGAGTGAGCGTGAATTAGAAGTCTTGCGCCTTGTCGCCGCCGGATTCTCCAATCCCGAAATCGCCACGCAACTCGTCCTCAGCGTGGCGACGGTGAAGACCCACCTCATCCGTATTTACGGCAAACTCTCCGTCCGCAACCGTATCGAGGCAGTGGGGCGGGCGCGAGAACATGGCCTCCTTTAA
- a CDS encoding heavy metal-responsive transcriptional regulator — translation MLIHDLAKQTGVPAKTIRYYESIGLLPPPKRAANNYREYAPAEAERLRFIASARGLGFSLDDVAEILSARDGGIAPCQRVLDAVDRRLTDVDRRIADLLALRDSLRQLQSEGAILPRDDVQGEHCVCYLLKAYRDTGHVTIQRGEFFDD, via the coding sequence ATGTTGATTCACGACTTGGCGAAACAAACCGGCGTTCCGGCCAAAACCATCCGCTATTACGAGTCCATTGGCTTGTTGCCGCCCCCGAAACGGGCGGCGAACAATTACCGCGAGTACGCGCCGGCCGAGGCCGAACGCTTGCGCTTCATCGCCAGCGCGCGCGGTTTGGGTTTCTCGCTCGACGACGTGGCCGAAATCCTTTCGGCGCGTGACGGCGGTATTGCCCCCTGCCAGCGTGTGCTCGATGCGGTTGACCGGCGGCTGACGGACGTTGACCGCCGCATTGCCGATTTGCTGGCCTTGCGCGATTCTCTCCGGCAACTGCAGAGCGAGGGCGCCATTCTTCCCCGTGATGACGTGCAGGGGGAGCACTGCGTGTGTTACTTGCTCAAAGCGTATCGTGACACCGGACACGTCACTATTCAGAGAGGAGAATTTTTCGATGACTGA
- a CDS encoding copper chaperone Copz family protein — protein MTDTCGCPPEAGSAVCELPAQGFQRPAHAANTCPECGKTGKLVQGQTVKALLAVSLRDVRDVEYLFCRTQTCPVVYFSPDGEQTFTVEEVRERVYQKEPNAEEVFVCYCFRHTVGEVRAASPETRAVILDDINAGINAGQCACDLRNPQGTCCLGNVRGLAATQQLERLAAGVTH, from the coding sequence ATGACTGATACTTGTGGTTGTCCGCCCGAAGCCGGAAGCGCGGTTTGCGAACTGCCGGCGCAAGGATTTCAACGCCCGGCTCACGCTGCCAATACTTGCCCTGAATGTGGCAAGACAGGCAAGCTCGTGCAGGGGCAAACCGTCAAAGCCCTTCTAGCGGTGAGTCTGCGCGACGTGCGCGACGTGGAGTATTTGTTTTGCCGGACGCAGACCTGCCCCGTCGTTTACTTTTCACCCGATGGCGAGCAAACCTTCACGGTGGAAGAAGTGCGAGAGCGCGTCTATCAAAAGGAGCCGAACGCAGAGGAAGTGTTTGTCTGCTACTGCTTCCGGCATACGGTCGGCGAAGTGCGCGCCGCTTCGCCGGAGACTCGCGCCGTCATCTTGGACGACATCAACGCGGGCATCAACGCCGGGCAGTGCGCCTGCGATCTGCGAAACCCGCAAGGCACGTGTTGTTTGGGGAATGTGCGCGGCCTGGCTGCTACGCAACAACTTGAGCGCCTGGCGGCGGGAGTGACACACTAA
- a CDS encoding MerC domain-containing protein, whose translation MRLVILRILGAVSSIFVALCCLGVPAVIAALSAIGAGFLINDAILAPLLVVALGITVAGSFFTFRQHHNLWPLGLTIASAVVAFASVYIVYLPVVVYGALAVLILTQIGDFVYQRKWLLPV comes from the coding sequence ATGCGTCTCGTCATCTTGCGTATCCTCGGCGCGGTCAGTTCCATTTTCGTCGCCCTGTGTTGCCTGGGCGTCCCGGCGGTGATCGCGGCGCTGTCCGCCATCGGCGCAGGCTTTTTGATTAATGACGCCATTCTGGCTCCTTTGCTGGTTGTGGCGTTGGGCATAACAGTGGCGGGAAGTTTCTTCACCTTTCGCCAACATCACAACCTGTGGCCTCTCGGTTTGACGATCGCCAGCGCCGTCGTCGCCTTCGCCAGTGTTTATATCGTTTACCTGCCTGTGGTGGTGTATGGCGCTCTGGCCGTATTGATTCTCACGCAGATTGGCGATTTTGTTTATCAGCGCAAGTGGCTTCTGCCGGTTTGA
- a CDS encoding alkaline phosphatase family protein has protein sequence MVTKLLQRIFTLTLILGVILSPLNSTAASTSTASPALADPSGPPHADKVIFFASDGMRPDLMERYAEEGAMPTYAELMDDGVRGDNGLLQGFPPNTGVGWYTLATGTWPSEHGSTNNTFHRTGESNFNTRTSFAATGILQADTLAAAAERAGKKVAQVDWVGGANALIAGPTVDFTTFFSNRGVLAAPVNATEQAGAAAFGIVYKVAGFAPASGWSNVPTGDPAAPSQQSSLTVPTNPGSTVNPDRIYDIYIYDSMIDGTAAYDHAILVRSGAAKDGNQKAVDLAVGDFKEIKLMGADGLIGPRAGQTAGFYTKLITLAPDLSSFKLYFTSVERVIATCATAACNALPAGGAGENKLEKYLAENFPTFISADFAPLEARIIDEETYVQQGRDLEKASADAYLNFILGTLQPDTDIAFVGYPVTDEFSHQFMALVTPTDIDGNPNPYFDDLEGNGTPDGLIATREGYIRSAYHEADAKLALTRSFLPNATVFASSDHGFAPQWYAVNVSKALADLGYGPEQTSNCRAVAATLVKECHAGGTVQLYIDLAGRDPGGSNAPQVLAADYETVRNNLVNYFQNLTDPANPGKQVVAAVFKKEDLRNVDGTDALHPNRSGDVVVVFRPPYQTDAATPGQLFAFSQFFGQHGYLPNLVDIEHNVNMHGTFVASGPGVKKNDDPIVGVRAIDLAPTIAFLMGIPGPQNARGKILYDVLPRSDHWKEVTILDISDYHGQLVPLSETADTLGPSFAIGGSAFLKPWFDVYRAEAASAGDDDNDDNLTSITIAAGDSVGATPPISSFFGDTPTIELMNLMGFNADGLGNHNFDKGQSYLRNTLIPLADFKYISANVVDNRGKTPREWVKSKVFEFDGVKVGLIGFTNPDAPTLVFPNSFDPFQVTDPVAAVNAEAVRLKNKKVGIIVAFGHLGATAGTLTAPAGPLVDLADNVTNVNAVVGDHTDLQVLTTRPNGVLVVENRSKGIRFTRIRLVFDPSTKKVIYMTADFHKPWNIGVTPDPAIQAQIDDLSGQLAPILGTKIGSSNRFIPRTDACGNTAGRTCESLVGNVTADAMRTTYSVDFAVTNSGGLRDALTCPAAGGGPGFCPPGTQPPFLITRGQVLTVLPFGNVVVTLSVNGAELKDMLENAVASMPGANGRYGQVSGLCFTYDISATPRTVSPTPVPGTGNRVVSAVRQASDGSCTGAAVDLTAASTYTIAENDFMVSGGDTYPNFFSRATSRDIMDQVLADYVVANTPISPTIQGRIKCVKVFNPASSNNCPVVTP, from the coding sequence ATGGTCACCAAGTTGTTGCAACGAATTTTTACTCTCACCTTGATACTGGGCGTCATTCTATCTCCCCTCAATTCAACTGCCGCCTCCACTTCCACGGCCTCGCCCGCCCTGGCCGATCCGTCCGGCCCGCCTCACGCCGACAAAGTGATCTTCTTCGCCTCCGACGGCATGCGCCCCGATCTCATGGAACGCTATGCCGAAGAAGGCGCGATGCCGACTTACGCCGAATTGATGGACGACGGCGTTCGCGGCGACAACGGCCTGCTCCAGGGCTTCCCGCCGAACACGGGGGTGGGCTGGTACACCCTGGCCACCGGCACCTGGCCCAGCGAGCATGGCTCCACCAACAACACCTTCCACCGCACCGGCGAAAGCAACTTCAACACCCGCACCAGCTTCGCCGCCACCGGCATCCTGCAGGCCGACACCCTGGCCGCCGCCGCCGAGCGCGCCGGCAAGAAAGTTGCCCAAGTTGATTGGGTCGGCGGCGCGAATGCTCTTATTGCCGGCCCGACCGTTGACTTCACCACCTTTTTCTCGAACCGTGGCGTGTTGGCGGCACCGGTAAATGCGACCGAACAGGCCGGGGCGGCGGCATTTGGCATCGTGTATAAAGTTGCGGGATTTGCTCCGGCCAGTGGTTGGAGCAATGTACCCACAGGTGATCCCGCCGCCCCCTCTCAACAATCCTCTCTCACCGTTCCTACAAACCCTGGCTCGACTGTTAACCCCGACCGTATTTACGACATCTACATCTATGACAGCATGATAGACGGCACGGCGGCTTACGATCACGCCATCCTGGTTCGCAGCGGCGCGGCCAAAGACGGCAATCAAAAGGCCGTAGACCTGGCCGTAGGCGACTTCAAAGAGATCAAGCTCATGGGCGCAGATGGGTTGATCGGCCCGCGCGCCGGACAGACGGCCGGCTTCTATACCAAACTCATTACACTCGCGCCCGATCTCTCGTCCTTCAAACTGTACTTCACCTCAGTTGAGCGCGTGATTGCAACTTGCGCCACTGCCGCCTGCAATGCTCTGCCAGCCGGTGGAGCGGGTGAGAATAAGCTTGAGAAGTACCTGGCCGAAAATTTCCCCACCTTTATCTCGGCTGACTTCGCCCCGCTCGAAGCGCGCATCATTGACGAAGAGACTTACGTCCAGCAGGGGCGCGATCTTGAAAAGGCCTCTGCCGACGCTTACCTCAACTTTATCCTCGGCACGCTACAGCCAGACACCGATATTGCTTTCGTGGGCTACCCGGTCACCGACGAGTTCTCGCACCAGTTCATGGCGCTGGTGACGCCGACTGACATTGATGGCAACCCGAATCCGTACTTCGACGATCTTGAAGGCAACGGCACGCCCGATGGTCTGATTGCCACTCGCGAGGGCTACATCCGTAGCGCCTATCATGAAGCGGATGCAAAACTGGCGCTGACGCGCTCTTTCCTGCCCAATGCCACCGTCTTCGCTTCGTCCGACCACGGCTTTGCGCCGCAGTGGTATGCGGTGAACGTGAGCAAAGCTCTGGCCGATCTCGGTTATGGCCCCGAACAGACCAGCAACTGCCGTGCTGTAGCGGCAACCCTGGTCAAAGAATGCCACGCTGGTGGAACGGTTCAGTTGTATATTGATTTGGCCGGGCGTGATCCGGGCGGTAGTAACGCGCCACAAGTCCTCGCGGCTGACTATGAAACGGTTCGGAACAATCTGGTCAACTACTTCCAGAACTTGACTGACCCGGCCAACCCCGGCAAGCAAGTGGTGGCCGCCGTCTTCAAGAAAGAAGATTTGCGGAACGTGGACGGGACCGACGCCCTGCATCCCAATCGCAGCGGCGACGTCGTCGTCGTTTTCCGCCCGCCCTATCAAACAGACGCGGCCACCCCCGGTCAACTCTTCGCCTTCTCCCAGTTTTTCGGCCAGCATGGCTACCTGCCCAACCTCGTTGACATCGAACACAACGTCAACATGCACGGCACGTTCGTCGCTTCCGGTCCGGGCGTCAAGAAAAACGATGATCCGATCGTCGGCGTTCGGGCGATTGACCTGGCCCCGACGATTGCCTTCCTCATGGGCATCCCCGGCCCGCAAAACGCGCGCGGCAAGATTCTCTACGACGTCCTCCCGCGCTCCGATCACTGGAAGGAAGTCACCATCCTCGACATCAGCGACTACCACGGCCAGCTTGTGCCGCTCTCCGAAACAGCCGACACGCTGGGCCCGAGCTTTGCCATCGGCGGGTCGGCCTTCCTCAAGCCCTGGTTCGACGTCTATCGCGCCGAAGCCGCGAGCGCGGGTGATGATGACAATGACGACAATTTGACATCCATCACCATCGCCGCCGGCGACTCGGTCGGCGCGACGCCGCCCATCTCCAGCTTCTTCGGCGACACGCCCACTATCGAGTTAATGAACCTAATGGGCTTCAACGCCGACGGTCTGGGCAACCACAACTTCGACAAGGGCCAGTCCTACCTCCGTAACACCCTGATCCCGCTGGCCGACTTCAAGTACATCTCGGCCAACGTTGTAGACAACCGGGGCAAGACGCCCAGAGAGTGGGTGAAGTCGAAGGTGTTCGAGTTCGACGGCGTCAAGGTGGGCCTGATCGGCTTTACCAACCCCGACGCCCCAACCCTGGTCTTTCCCAACTCCTTTGACCCGTTCCAGGTGACTGACCCGGTTGCCGCCGTCAACGCCGAAGCCGTGAGGCTGAAGAACAAGAAGGTTGGCATCATCGTCGCCTTTGGACACCTGGGGGCAACGGCAGGAACTTTGACCGCGCCCGCCGGCCCGTTGGTGGATCTGGCTGACAACGTCACCAATGTTAACGCCGTCGTCGGCGACCACACCGACCTCCAGGTGCTTACCACGAGGCCGAACGGCGTGCTGGTCGTCGAGAATCGAAGCAAAGGCATCCGCTTCACCCGCATCCGCCTTGTCTTCGACCCCAGCACCAAGAAGGTGATCTACATGACCGCCGACTTCCACAAACCGTGGAACATTGGCGTGACGCCCGACCCGGCGATCCAGGCTCAGATTGACGATCTGAGTGGGCAACTTGCGCCGATCCTCGGCACGAAGATTGGCAGTTCCAATCGCTTCATCCCGCGCACCGACGCCTGTGGCAACACAGCCGGCCGCACCTGCGAGTCGCTGGTGGGCAATGTCACCGCCGATGCGATGCGAACAACCTACAGCGTTGACTTCGCCGTCACCAACTCTGGCGGCCTGCGCGACGCGCTCACCTGTCCGGCGGCGGGTGGCGGCCCAGGTTTCTGCCCACCGGGCACACAACCGCCCTTCCTGATCACACGCGGCCAGGTGCTCACGGTTCTGCCGTTCGGCAACGTCGTCGTCACCCTCTCGGTGAACGGCGCTGAGTTGAAAGACATGTTGGAAAATGCCGTCGCCTCGATGCCTGGCGCTAATGGACGATATGGGCAGGTCTCAGGCTTGTGCTTCACCTACGACATCTCAGCAACACCACGAACCGTCTCACCGACTCCGGTGCCTGGCACCGGCAATCGAGTGGTCAGCGCCGTTAGACAAGCATCTGATGGAAGTTGCACTGGCGCTGCGGTTGATTTGACAGCGGCTTCCACCTACACCATCGCCGAAAACGACTTCATGGTAAGCGGCGGTGATACGTACCCGAATTTCTTCAGCCGCGCTACGTCTCGCGACATCATGGATCAGGTATTGGCCGACTATGTTGTTGCTAACACTCCCATCAGCCCGACTATCCAGGGGCGGATTAAATGCGTCAAGGTGTTCAACCCGGCTAGCTCGAACAATTGCCCGGTTGTGACGCCATAG